In Mastigocladopsis repens PCC 10914, a single window of DNA contains:
- a CDS encoding NAD(P)/FAD-dependent oxidoreductase, translated as MVNAVENQPPHHVVIVGGGFGGLYAAKALSCADVKVTLIDKRNFHLFQPLLYQVATGTISPADISSPLRSVLSKSKNTKVLLGEVNDIDPQAQKVLMGEEAIHYDSLILATGAKHSYFGKDQWEEFAPGLKTVEDAIEMRRRIFTAFEAAEKETDPEKRRAWLTFVIVGGGPTGVELAGAIAELAYHTMKEDFRNIDTSEAQVLLLEGLDRVLPPFAPELSNQAEASLTRLGVTVQPKTLVTNIEGDVVSLKQGDEVTQIHAKTVLWAAGVKASPLGKMLAESTGAECDRAGRVIVEPDLSIKGHSNIFVVGDLANFAHQNGKPLPGVAPVAMQEGQYVASLIKQRLKGNTLPQFRYFDWGSLAVIGQNSAVVDLGFMKFSGFFAWLFWLFVHIYFLIEFDNKLVVMIQWGWNYFTRKRGARLITGKELLQDVKSENANGHYTPANNRQAVNV; from the coding sequence ATGGTGAACGCAGTTGAAAATCAGCCACCACATCACGTAGTCATTGTTGGTGGTGGATTTGGAGGATTATATGCAGCAAAAGCACTCTCGTGTGCTGATGTCAAAGTGACTCTCATTGATAAACGTAATTTTCACCTATTTCAACCACTTTTATACCAAGTCGCCACTGGCACGATATCTCCGGCTGATATTTCCTCACCACTGCGTTCCGTACTAAGTAAGAGCAAAAATACGAAAGTGCTGCTAGGAGAAGTGAATGATATCGATCCCCAAGCACAAAAAGTGCTCATGGGTGAAGAAGCGATACATTACGATTCATTAATCCTGGCGACAGGTGCAAAGCATTCTTATTTTGGCAAGGACCAATGGGAAGAATTTGCCCCTGGTTTAAAAACCGTGGAAGATGCAATAGAAATGCGTCGCCGCATCTTTACGGCGTTTGAAGCAGCAGAAAAGGAAACTGATCCCGAAAAACGTCGTGCTTGGTTAACTTTTGTGATTGTCGGTGGTGGTCCTACTGGTGTGGAATTAGCAGGGGCGATCGCAGAACTAGCCTACCACACTATGAAAGAGGATTTCCGCAACATCGACACATCCGAAGCACAAGTTTTACTCCTCGAAGGTTTGGATCGAGTTTTACCACCCTTTGCACCAGAGTTATCAAACCAAGCAGAAGCATCACTGACGCGCTTAGGCGTTACCGTTCAACCAAAAACACTAGTCACGAACATAGAAGGAGATGTTGTCAGCCTCAAACAAGGTGATGAGGTGACGCAGATTCATGCGAAGACGGTATTATGGGCAGCAGGTGTGAAAGCTTCGCCTTTAGGGAAGATGCTAGCAGAAAGCACAGGTGCAGAGTGCGATCGCGCCGGACGAGTTATTGTTGAACCGGACTTGAGTATCAAAGGGCACTCCAACATTTTTGTCGTTGGAGACTTGGCGAATTTTGCCCATCAAAACGGTAAACCCTTACCTGGTGTTGCACCTGTGGCGATGCAAGAAGGACAATACGTCGCCTCACTGATTAAACAACGTCTCAAAGGTAACACGTTGCCACAATTTCGTTATTTTGATTGGGGTAGTTTAGCCGTCATTGGACAAAACTCTGCCGTTGTAGACTTAGGTTTTATGAAATTTTCAGGTTTCTTCGCCTGGCTGTTTTGGTTGTTTGTTCACATTTACTTCCTAATTGAATTTGACAACAAGCTGGTGGTCATGATTCAGTGGGGCTGGAACTATTTCACCCGCAAACGTGGGGCAAGATTGATTACAGGTAAAGAACTATTGCAGGATGTAAAATCTGAAAACGCAAACGGACATTATACACCAGCAAACAATAGACAGGCGGTTAATGTATAA
- a CDS encoding purple acid phosphatase family protein yields MLRYFTTRKILAGLFVLVICLTLVYGCFPGQKTLKSAPQLLTDPFLQLPTQSSVRVVWFTEFAGSKHSVAYGDNFQQTATANTTKLSRTREDQESRVGNKTQNGQYKQPVARDIWRHEAQVVGLTPGKRVSYRVTSVREDGESISSNSFTLAPTPTAGTALKILLTSDHQLKPMIAANLQKVVETVGRVDAVWLAGDAVNIADRASEWFDDHGGGAFFPCLQGRAKSQRDFNGVKTSFTGGEIIQHAPMFTSIGNHEVMGRFGKSEGLGAEFNDAIPRAVAMKLYGEKSLKDNSYNTDTYEEIFTLPQSKEGGETYYAVSSGDVRLVVLYATNMWRTPNMDAEARGKYRERDKDLQNPENWGYGQVIFEPIAKGSKQYNWLVQELNSPEFKQAKYKVVMFHHPPHSLGDNIVPAYTDPVQVIERDAKGKIKAVRYNYPKEADYLIRDVMPLLEAANVQLVFYGHSHVWNRFRSPSGMHFLETSNVGNTYGAFLSGDKRPVPPSDKKDYAALGDPNELKPVVPTIAPLSGKNGKPLPYIASNDITAFSIFDTSTGTVSSYRFDTSQPNSKVVKFDEFQVR; encoded by the coding sequence ATGCTGAGATATTTCACAACTCGCAAAATCCTAGCTGGTTTATTTGTGCTAGTTATCTGCCTTACTCTAGTATACGGTTGCTTTCCTGGGCAAAAAACTCTAAAGTCTGCACCCCAGTTGCTGACAGATCCATTTCTACAACTCCCCACTCAATCTTCAGTGCGAGTTGTGTGGTTTACTGAGTTTGCTGGTTCTAAACATAGTGTTGCCTATGGGGACAATTTCCAGCAAACAGCCACAGCGAATACTACCAAACTTAGTCGTACACGGGAAGACCAGGAATCAAGAGTAGGAAACAAAACCCAAAACGGACAATACAAGCAACCTGTCGCGCGAGACATTTGGCGACATGAAGCCCAAGTGGTTGGCTTAACTCCAGGTAAACGAGTTTCTTATCGCGTCACCAGTGTACGAGAAGATGGCGAGAGTATCAGCAGTAATAGTTTTACCTTAGCACCCACCCCAACTGCAGGAACAGCATTGAAAATTCTGCTCACGTCTGACCATCAGTTGAAACCAATGATAGCAGCAAATCTGCAAAAGGTCGTGGAAACAGTTGGTAGAGTGGATGCGGTGTGGTTAGCAGGAGATGCAGTCAATATTGCAGACCGTGCCTCAGAATGGTTTGATGATCATGGGGGCGGTGCTTTCTTCCCTTGTTTGCAAGGTCGTGCCAAGTCCCAAAGAGATTTTAACGGTGTGAAGACATCTTTCACTGGTGGAGAAATCATTCAACACGCCCCTATGTTTACCAGCATTGGAAATCATGAAGTGATGGGACGCTTTGGCAAGAGTGAAGGTTTAGGTGCTGAATTTAATGATGCGATCCCGCGTGCAGTTGCTATGAAGTTGTATGGGGAAAAGTCGCTGAAAGATAATTCTTATAATACTGATACCTACGAAGAAATTTTTACATTACCCCAAAGTAAAGAAGGTGGAGAAACTTACTATGCAGTAAGTTCTGGTGATGTACGTCTGGTAGTTCTGTACGCAACAAATATGTGGCGGACTCCCAATATGGATGCAGAAGCCAGAGGGAAGTACCGCGAAAGAGATAAAGATTTGCAAAACCCAGAGAATTGGGGTTACGGACAGGTTATTTTTGAGCCAATTGCCAAAGGAAGCAAGCAGTACAACTGGTTAGTACAAGAACTCAACAGCCCTGAGTTCAAACAAGCAAAGTATAAAGTGGTGATGTTTCATCATCCGCCACATTCTTTAGGCGACAATATTGTCCCTGCTTATACTGATCCCGTCCAGGTTATTGAACGTGATGCTAAAGGCAAAATCAAGGCAGTGCGTTACAACTACCCTAAAGAAGCAGATTACCTGATCCGCGATGTGATGCCCTTACTTGAAGCGGCTAATGTACAGTTGGTATTCTACGGGCATTCGCATGTGTGGAACCGCTTTCGTAGTCCATCAGGAATGCACTTTCTTGAAACATCCAATGTAGGCAACACTTACGGTGCTTTCTTGAGTGGCGATAAGCGACCAGTCCCACCTAGCGACAAAAAGGATTATGCTGCACTTGGTGATCCCAATGAGTTAAAACCAGTTGTACCAACAATTGCTCCTTTGTCAGGTAAAAATGGTAAACCTCTGCCGTATATTGCTAGTAATGACATCACAGCTTTCAGCATCTTTGACACGAGTACGGGGACAGTCAGTAGCTATCGTTTTGATACAAGTCAGCCGAATTCAAAAGTTGTGAAGTTTGATGAGTTTCAGGTGCGATAA